The following coding sequences lie in one Mucilaginibacter sp. KACC 22773 genomic window:
- a CDS encoding KUP/HAK/KT family potassium transporter produces MNSHVKHLTFAGMIVTLGIIFGDIGTSPLYVFQTLLVEGGKVNQALVLGSISCIFWTLTLQTTFKYIVITLQADNKGEGGIFSLYALVRRYGKWLAIPAIIGAGTLLADGIITPPISVTSAIEGLNLVPYFSDVIIPGNNLILIIVIAIIILLFFFQQFGTKVVGSAFGPIMLMWFIMLGILGGIQVMHSPGIFKALNPYYGARLLMDHPKGFWLLGAVFLCTTGAEALYSDLGHCGRKNIQVSWIFVKTTLVINYLGQGAWVLAQAPNKNFTGVNPFFEIVPHQFLIPSIALATMATIIASQALISGSFTLISEAVSMNFWPRITIKYPSNIRGQIYIPSINWILCVGCILVSLYFKTSSAMTAAYGFSITIAMLSTTVLMYYFMRYVKHWPVWLVTIILCLFLTVEFSFFVANAVKIVKRLFFVGFEVGLIFTMYVWFRARKINNRFLHFVDIKEKLPLLNALSADTTVNKYATHLIYLTKANNSKQIEEKIIYSIMSRRPKRADIYWFVHIERTDEPYTMEYSVDHIEPGKVIRIEYRLGFRIQPRVNVLFRNVVEDMVKRKEIDITSKYPSLKEYNIPADFRFVIMEKFLSYNNLFSVSEGFILNSYFAIKKLAQSEAKAFGLDTSETRIEKIPLVVKPVSNLHLKRVEAV; encoded by the coding sequence ATGAACTCACACGTTAAGCACCTCACATTTGCGGGCATGATTGTTACGCTCGGTATCATTTTTGGCGATATCGGTACTTCCCCGCTATATGTATTTCAAACCCTGCTGGTCGAAGGCGGAAAAGTAAATCAGGCCCTGGTTTTAGGCTCCATTTCTTGCATCTTTTGGACGCTTACCTTGCAAACCACCTTTAAATACATTGTGATAACCCTACAGGCCGACAATAAGGGCGAGGGTGGCATATTCTCATTGTATGCCCTGGTAAGGCGATATGGTAAATGGCTGGCTATACCGGCAATTATTGGGGCGGGCACTTTGCTTGCCGATGGTATAATTACCCCACCAATATCGGTAACATCGGCTATTGAGGGATTGAACCTGGTGCCTTACTTTTCGGATGTTATCATTCCTGGTAATAACCTTATTTTGATCATAGTAATTGCGATAATTATACTGCTTTTCTTTTTTCAACAGTTCGGTACCAAAGTGGTTGGTTCGGCTTTTGGGCCTATTATGCTGATGTGGTTTATTATGTTGGGCATTTTAGGGGGTATACAGGTGATGCATTCTCCAGGCATATTTAAAGCGCTGAACCCTTACTATGGCGCGCGCTTACTAATGGATCATCCAAAAGGGTTTTGGCTGCTGGGCGCGGTATTTTTATGTACAACGGGTGCAGAGGCCTTATACTCAGATTTGGGCCATTGTGGTCGCAAAAACATCCAGGTAAGCTGGATATTTGTGAAGACCACGCTGGTTATTAACTACCTGGGTCAGGGCGCATGGGTATTGGCGCAGGCACCAAACAAGAATTTTACAGGCGTAAATCCATTCTTCGAGATAGTGCCTCACCAGTTCCTGATCCCGAGTATTGCATTAGCTACTATGGCTACTATTATTGCCAGCCAGGCTTTAATCAGCGGGTCGTTTACACTAATCAGCGAGGCGGTGAGCATGAACTTCTGGCCGCGCATTACTATCAAATATCCATCTAACATTCGCGGACAGATTTATATCCCCAGCATCAACTGGATACTTTGTGTGGGTTGTATCCTGGTATCGTTGTATTTTAAAACATCAAGTGCCATGACCGCTGCTTACGGCTTTAGTATCACCATTGCAATGCTAAGTACTACCGTTTTAATGTACTATTTCATGCGCTATGTTAAACACTGGCCGGTGTGGTTGGTCACAATTATTTTGTGCCTGTTTTTAACCGTTGAGTTCTCGTTTTTTGTAGCCAATGCGGTTAAAATAGTTAAAAGGTTATTCTTTGTAGGCTTTGAAGTTGGGTTGATATTTACCATGTATGTTTGGTTCAGGGCGAGGAAGATCAATAACCGTTTCCTGCATTTTGTAGATATTAAAGAAAAATTACCCCTGTTAAATGCACTTAGTGCCGATACTACCGTCAACAAATACGCTACACATCTGATTTATCTAACCAAAGCCAATAACAGCAAACAGATAGAAGAAAAGATTATTTACTCTATCATGAGCCGCCGCCCTAAACGTGCCGATATTTATTGGTTTGTGCACATTGAACGTACAGATGAGCCCTACACCATGGAGTACAGCGTTGACCATATTGAGCCCGGTAAGGTTATCCGCATTGAGTACCGCTTAGGCTTTAGGATTCAGCCGAGGGTTAACGTGCTGTTCCGCAACGTGGTTGAGGATATGGTGAAACGCAAAGAAATTGATATTACCAGTAAATACCCTTCCCTTAAGGAGTATAATATCCCTGCCGATTTCAGGTTTGTAATTATGGAAAAATTCCTGAGTTATAATAACCTGTTCAGCGTGAGCGAAGGATTTATCCTTAACAGTTACTTCGCCATTAAAAAACTGGCCCAGTCAGAAGCCAAAGCCTTTGGTTTGGATACCAGCGAAACCCGCATTGAAAAAATACCGCTGGTGGTTAAGCCGGTGAGTAATTTGCATTTGAAGAGGGTAGAGGCGGTATAG
- a CDS encoding cystathionine gamma-synthase produces MKFATKAIHAGQEPDPTTGAIMTPIYQTSTYWQKSPGDNKGYEYSRGTNPTRKALEGCLAALENAEFGLAFSSGMGATDAVMKLLQPGDEVITGNDLYGGSYRIFTKIYAHYGIKFHFLDLSDPEIVAEYTNSYTKLVWIETPTNPTMQIVDIEAIGKITKEKNLLFVVDNTFASPYLQNPIDLGADLVMHSVTKYIGGHSDVVMGALMTNDEDLYKRLWFIYNACGATPGPMDSFLVLRGIKTLHLRMKAHCENGRLVAEFLKTHPKVGKIYWPGFTDHPNHEVAKKQMRDFGGMISIVLKDADLQETFRIASSFKVFALAESLGGVESLINHPVSMTHGSIPKAEREKAGVVDNLLRLSVGVEDIEDLLEDLRQALS; encoded by the coding sequence ATGAAATTCGCAACTAAAGCAATACACGCAGGGCAGGAGCCCGATCCAACCACCGGTGCTATCATGACGCCGATATACCAGACATCTACCTATTGGCAAAAATCGCCGGGGGATAATAAGGGATATGAATACTCGCGTGGTACCAACCCAACCCGTAAAGCGCTTGAGGGCTGTTTGGCCGCATTGGAAAATGCCGAATTTGGCCTGGCTTTTTCAAGCGGAATGGGCGCCACAGACGCCGTGATGAAATTATTACAGCCCGGCGACGAGGTGATTACCGGGAATGACCTGTATGGAGGCTCGTACCGGATTTTTACAAAAATTTATGCTCACTATGGCATTAAGTTTCATTTTTTGGATCTGTCTGATCCCGAAATTGTTGCTGAGTACACCAACTCATACACCAAACTGGTTTGGATAGAAACGCCTACCAACCCAACTATGCAAATTGTGGATATTGAGGCTATAGGCAAAATAACCAAAGAGAAAAATTTGCTGTTTGTGGTAGATAATACCTTTGCCTCGCCATACCTGCAAAACCCTATCGACCTTGGGGCCGACCTGGTAATGCACTCTGTAACCAAATATATTGGCGGCCACAGCGATGTGGTAATGGGCGCCCTGATGACGAACGACGAGGACCTGTACAAAAGGCTTTGGTTTATTTACAACGCCTGTGGTGCCACACCCGGCCCAATGGACAGTTTCCTGGTGCTCAGGGGGATTAAAACCCTGCACCTGCGCATGAAGGCACATTGTGAAAATGGTCGCCTGGTGGCTGAGTTTCTGAAAACACACCCCAAAGTCGGGAAAATTTATTGGCCGGGCTTTACCGACCATCCAAATCATGAAGTTGCCAAAAAGCAGATGCGCGATTTTGGCGGCATGATATCTATCGTATTGAAAGATGCCGACCTGCAGGAAACTTTCCGTATTGCTTCATCATTTAAAGTATTTGCCCTTGCCGAATCATTAGGCGGTGTAGAGTCCCTGATTAACCACCCTGTAAGCATGACGCACGGTTCTATCCCCAAAGCCGAACGTGAAAAAGCCGGCGTAGTTGACAACCTGCTGCGTTTAAGCGTAGGGGTTGAGGATATTGAAGATTTACTGGAAGATCTTCGTCAGGCACTGAGTTAA
- a CDS encoding nucleoid-associated protein, with product MVTFFEASLDTISVHHVGNPLQDELYALSDSPLELKDEIIPNLLMQYFLKPFEKVNEVYHLTHSSGDLALNELHNFATKVFEDQEKFHEASEKIAKHLFKVTTHPNIKGGELYVVYFNNVQIEGNPLDTIGIFKSENKETYLKVYPDKGGFQVDYEQDAININKLDKGVLIFNIEKENGYKVVVVDKTNGGQDAAVYWKDDFLQLKIRNDSFNQTNNTLGIYKNFVTQKLDDQFEMSKADKIDLLNRSMKYFKEKETFDMDEFGNEVIGNPEAIESFKTFKNQYEQEFDSPIGNTFEISGNAVKKQARDYKSVLKLDKNFHIYIHGDKQLIEKGFDDDKAMNFYKVYFKEEA from the coding sequence ATGGTAACTTTTTTTGAAGCTTCGCTCGATACTATTTCGGTACATCATGTTGGTAATCCTTTGCAGGATGAGTTATACGCCTTGTCGGATAGTCCGCTGGAATTGAAGGATGAGATTATCCCCAACCTGCTGATGCAGTACTTTTTAAAGCCCTTTGAAAAGGTTAACGAAGTTTATCACCTGACACACAGCAGCGGCGACCTGGCGCTTAACGAGTTGCATAACTTTGCCACCAAGGTGTTTGAGGATCAGGAAAAATTTCACGAAGCATCAGAAAAAATTGCCAAGCATCTTTTTAAGGTTACCACCCATCCCAATATTAAAGGTGGCGAGTTGTATGTTGTTTACTTTAACAACGTACAAATTGAAGGTAACCCACTGGATACCATCGGCATTTTTAAATCGGAGAATAAAGAAACCTACCTGAAGGTTTACCCCGATAAAGGCGGTTTCCAGGTTGATTATGAGCAGGACGCCATCAACATTAACAAGTTGGATAAAGGGGTGCTTATCTTTAACATCGAGAAAGAAAACGGTTATAAAGTAGTGGTGGTTGATAAAACCAACGGCGGCCAGGATGCGGCCGTATACTGGAAAGACGATTTTTTACAGCTCAAGATCCGTAACGATAGTTTTAACCAAACCAACAATACCCTGGGCATTTACAAAAACTTTGTTACCCAAAAACTCGACGATCAGTTTGAAATGAGTAAGGCCGATAAGATTGACCTGCTCAACCGGTCGATGAAGTATTTTAAAGAAAAGGAAACCTTTGATATGGACGAATTTGGCAACGAGGTAATAGGTAACCCTGAAGCCATCGAATCGTTCAAAACATTCAAAAACCAGTACGAACAGGAGTTTGACAGCCCCATTGGCAACACCTTCGAAATATCCGGCAATGCCGTAAAAAAACAAGCCCGCGACTACAAAAGTGTTTTAAAGCTGGATAAAAACTTCCACATCTATATCCATGGTGATAAACAACTGATCGAAAAAGGCTTTGACGATGATAAAGCGATGAACTTTTATAAGGTTTATTTTAAGGAAGAGGCGTAG
- a CDS encoding TIGR02757 family protein, with protein MSENLQSFLDAKVAQYNRTEFIENDPIVIPHMFSKKQDIEIMGFWAATLAWGQRVTIIKKCRELITLMDGAPYDFIINHEEPDLKKLLSFKHRTFNDIDTLYFISFFRYHYENFDSLEDAFMPKPPNPLKGEQAAKFPNQGTPPSGGWGAEDHLNHFRSYFFSLPDYPHRTKKHVSSPSQKSTCKRLNMFLRWMVRKDENGVDFGIWSRIKSADLICPLDLHVDRVSRKLLLITRKQTDWQTALELTERLREFDPLDPVKYDFALFGLGIEERWGIEGVLPNFS; from the coding sequence ATGAGCGAAAACCTCCAATCCTTCCTCGACGCTAAAGTTGCCCAATACAACCGCACGGAGTTTATTGAAAACGATCCTATCGTGATCCCGCATATGTTCAGCAAAAAACAGGATATCGAGATCATGGGTTTTTGGGCAGCTACCCTGGCCTGGGGGCAGCGGGTTACCATCATCAAAAAGTGTCGGGAACTAATAACCTTGATGGATGGGGCACCCTATGATTTTATCATCAACCACGAAGAGCCCGATCTTAAAAAGCTGCTGAGCTTTAAGCACCGCACTTTTAACGATATCGATACGCTTTATTTCATCAGCTTTTTTAGATATCATTATGAAAACTTTGATTCGCTGGAGGATGCATTTATGCCGAAGCCCCCTAACCCCCTGAAGGGGGAACAAGCGGCTAAATTTCCTAATCAAGGAACTCCCCCTTCCGGGGGCTGGGGGGCCGAAGATCATCTCAATCACTTCCGTTCCTATTTCTTTTCGCTGCCCGATTATCCGCATCGCACAAAAAAGCATGTATCCTCGCCTTCGCAAAAATCAACCTGTAAAAGGCTCAATATGTTTTTACGCTGGATGGTTCGTAAAGACGAGAACGGCGTTGATTTCGGCATCTGGAGCCGTATCAAATCTGCCGATCTGATTTGCCCGCTCGATCTGCATGTCGACCGGGTTTCCCGCAAGCTATTACTCATCACCCGCAAACAAACCGACTGGCAAACTGCGCTTGAACTAACAGAACGATTGAGGGAGTTTGATCCGCTCGATCCGGTGAAGTATGATTTTGCCCTGTTTGGTTTGGGCATTGAGGAACGGTGGGGGATAGAGGGCGTACTTCCAAACTTTAGCTGA
- the proS gene encoding proline--tRNA ligase → MSKGVISKDEDYSQWFNDLVIKSDMAEYSPVRGCMIIKPYGYSIWEKIQAVLDGMFKDTGHSNAYFPLLIPKSFFSKEASHVDGFAKECAVVTHYRLKNDGNGNIIVDEDAKLEEELIIRPTSETIIWNTYKGWIQSYRDLPILVNQWANVMRWEMRTRLFLRTSEFLWQEGHTAHATADEAIAETEQMLNVYADFAENWMALPVVKGRKTANERFAGALDTYCIEALMQDGKALQAGTSHFLGQNFAKAFDVKFTNKENKIEHVWATSWGVSTRLIGALIMAHSDDAGLVLPPKLAPIQVVVVPIYKHQEELDNISAYVDSLKKELKARGISVKFDNRDTHRPGAKFAEYELKGVPLRVAIGSRDMTNGTVELARRDTKTKNTVNQEGLAQHIEALLEEIQNNIYKKAFDFRAENMTEVDTYEEFKRMLDEQPGFISAHWDGTPETEQKIKEETKATIRCIPLDNKQEEGKCILTGKPSTQRVLFARAY, encoded by the coding sequence ATGAGCAAAGGTGTTATCAGTAAAGACGAAGATTATTCGCAATGGTTTAACGACTTAGTAATTAAATCTGACATGGCCGAATATTCGCCGGTTAGGGGCTGCATGATCATTAAACCGTACGGCTATTCTATATGGGAAAAAATACAGGCCGTGCTTGACGGCATGTTTAAAGATACCGGGCATAGCAATGCCTATTTCCCGCTGTTAATACCCAAATCGTTTTTCAGCAAAGAAGCCAGCCACGTTGATGGTTTTGCCAAAGAATGTGCTGTTGTTACCCACTACCGCCTTAAAAACGATGGTAATGGCAATATTATAGTTGATGAGGATGCCAAACTGGAAGAAGAGCTGATCATTCGCCCTACATCAGAAACCATTATCTGGAATACCTATAAAGGCTGGATCCAATCATACCGCGATTTGCCTATTTTGGTTAACCAATGGGCCAACGTAATGCGTTGGGAAATGCGTACCCGTTTGTTTTTACGTACCAGCGAGTTTTTATGGCAGGAGGGTCACACCGCCCATGCTACAGCCGACGAAGCCATAGCCGAAACCGAACAAATGCTGAATGTATATGCCGATTTCGCCGAAAACTGGATGGCACTACCGGTAGTAAAAGGCCGTAAAACCGCCAACGAGCGTTTTGCAGGCGCTTTGGATACTTATTGTATTGAGGCTTTGATGCAGGATGGTAAAGCCTTACAGGCAGGTACATCGCACTTTTTGGGGCAAAATTTTGCAAAGGCCTTTGATGTAAAATTCACCAATAAAGAAAATAAGATAGAGCATGTTTGGGCAACCTCATGGGGCGTATCGACGCGCTTGATAGGTGCTTTAATTATGGCCCATAGTGACGATGCGGGGCTGGTATTGCCGCCAAAACTGGCGCCTATACAAGTTGTGGTTGTGCCTATTTACAAGCACCAGGAAGAACTGGATAATATATCAGCTTATGTAGATTCTTTAAAGAAAGAACTGAAGGCCAGAGGTATTTCTGTAAAATTCGATAATCGTGATACCCACCGTCCCGGAGCAAAATTTGCAGAGTACGAGTTAAAAGGCGTTCCATTGCGTGTAGCCATTGGCAGCCGTGATATGACAAACGGAACCGTTGAACTGGCCCGCCGCGATACCAAAACCAAGAATACCGTTAACCAGGAAGGGTTGGCCCAGCATATTGAAGCTTTATTAGAAGAAATTCAGAACAATATCTATAAAAAAGCTTTTGATTTCCGCGCCGAAAACATGACCGAGGTGGATACCTACGAGGAATTTAAACGCATGTTGGATGAACAACCAGGCTTTATAAGCGCCCACTGGGACGGTACACCCGAAACCGAGCAAAAAATAAAAGAGGAAACTAAAGCGACAATCCGTTGCATACCTTTGGATAATAAACAGGAAGAAGGGAAATGTATTTTGACAGGTAAACCATCTACACAAAGGGTGTTATTTGCCAGGGCATATTAA
- a CDS encoding OmpP1/FadL family transporter: MKIKYLLSVIAIVAITKDSFAQYSQDAIRFSTFQTGSTSRIKGIGNAGTAIGGDLSSISGNPAGLGFFTHSEASITPEFDGSKVNSTYLGQFNTDSKSNLNFSNASVVIYQRLSTPKGRDKTKGWLSINYGAAYSRTNNFYENITYGGKNTSNSIGDYYAGIANSNGQLSDGGLDDWAYQQNLIDSYATTGGGSEYRRNAYGTVNQLNNTIRTGGQSEVNLAFGANYSNKLYFGLGVSFSDIRYNSYNVFNETGTANILVNNIGTNVGFNSNFVQDQVTKGSGANVKLGVIYKPVNALRLGFTFTSPTYYTIDDSYSEGLNTNFANNSSFKNGPVEYPLSYNMRTPLKLTGGAAIFIGKYGFISGDVDYIDYTTTHISSNDSYSADFDNSNIKALYRSTVNARIGAEARLNSMFYLRGGYGIQGSPLKTNGSDIKTVTGGIGVRFGSYYVDATYAHLSGNQTVYPYEIGTGSPGANLKKTNNNAFLTLGYAF, encoded by the coding sequence ATGAAGATTAAATATTTACTTAGTGTGATTGCTATAGTAGCAATTACAAAAGATAGTTTTGCGCAATATTCGCAGGATGCTATTCGCTTCAGCACCTTTCAAACAGGTTCAACATCACGCATCAAAGGAATAGGGAACGCGGGGACAGCTATTGGCGGCGATTTGAGCTCTATCAGCGGTAACCCTGCAGGGCTTGGCTTTTTTACACACTCCGAGGCAAGTATTACACCGGAGTTTGACGGGTCGAAAGTAAATTCAACCTACCTTGGCCAGTTTAATACCGATAGCAAAAGCAACCTGAATTTCAGCAATGCTTCAGTTGTAATTTACCAGCGGCTGAGCACGCCAAAAGGCCGTGATAAAACCAAAGGATGGCTAAGTATCAACTACGGCGCAGCATACAGCCGTACCAATAATTTTTATGAAAACATTACCTACGGCGGTAAAAACACAAGCAACTCCATAGGCGACTATTACGCGGGAATTGCCAATTCAAACGGCCAGCTAAGCGATGGTGGGTTGGATGACTGGGCCTACCAACAAAACCTGATAGATAGCTATGCCACCACCGGCGGCGGCAGCGAATATCGCAGAAATGCATATGGAACTGTAAATCAATTAAATAACACCATCCGCACAGGCGGACAATCGGAAGTTAACCTGGCATTTGGCGCAAACTACAGCAACAAGCTATATTTTGGATTAGGAGTATCTTTTTCCGACATCCGTTACAATTCCTATAACGTGTTCAACGAAACAGGTACAGCAAATATTCTGGTTAACAATATAGGCACAAATGTTGGCTTTAATTCCAATTTTGTTCAAGACCAGGTTACCAAGGGCTCTGGCGCTAATGTTAAGCTGGGGGTAATTTATAAACCTGTTAACGCCTTACGTTTGGGCTTTACCTTTACATCACCTACCTATTATACCATTGACGACTCGTACTCCGAAGGCCTGAACACCAACTTTGCCAATAACAGCAGCTTTAAAAACGGCCCGGTGGAGTATCCATTATCCTATAACATGCGCACTCCCTTAAAATTAACCGGCGGTGCTGCCATTTTTATAGGCAAATACGGCTTCATATCGGGCGATGTGGATTATATTGATTACACTACTACCCACATCAGCAGCAACGACAGCTATAGCGCCGATTTTGATAACAGCAACATAAAAGCACTGTACCGCTCAACCGTAAACGCCCGTATAGGCGCCGAGGCACGCCTTAACAGCATGTTTTACCTGCGCGGCGGTTACGGCATACAGGGTAGCCCGCTAAAAACCAACGGCAGCGATATTAAAACCGTAACTGGTGGTATTGGTGTACGCTTTGGTAGCTATTATGTTGATGCCACTTATGCGCATTTAAGCGGCAACCAAACAGTTTACCCCTATGAAATAGGTACAGGCAGCCCCGGAGCCAATTTGAAGAAGACCAACAATAACGCATTCCTGACATTGGGATACGCGTTTTAA
- the mnmE gene encoding tRNA uridine-5-carboxymethylaminomethyl(34) synthesis GTPase MnmE: MNTHHSPLTTHHEDTIVALATPNGIGAIAVIRLSGLNAIAIANSVWKGKDLTKQASHTIHFGHIVDGDLVLDEVLASLFVAPRSYTRENVVEISCHASGYIIESIIKLFIKKGARSAKPGEFTLRAFLNGQLDLSQAEAVADLIASNSKASQQVALQQLRGGFSTQLQALREQLVNFASLIELELDFAEEDVEFANRDQLKNLIHEITKIVGRLIQSFELGNAIKNGVNTVIAGRPNAGKSTLLNALLNEERAIVSHIPGTTRDTIEEVLNIQGINFRLIDTAGIREATDAIEQIGVQRTMEKISQSALLVYVFDAAEITTEELNNDIESLQKPGISMLLVANKADLLTDAQLTALPHGDKLTIISAKEKQHIDELKQRIYSSSIKDQLSGDETMVTNIRHLEALQKTEEALVRVLGGIDGSITSDFLSMDIKQALHYLGEITGVVTTDDLLENIFSKFCIGK; encoded by the coding sequence ATGAACACTCACCACTCACCACTCACCACTCACCACGAAGATACCATCGTTGCCCTTGCTACCCCAAACGGGATTGGCGCTATCGCGGTGATCCGCCTTTCGGGGCTGAATGCCATAGCTATTGCCAACAGTGTGTGGAAGGGTAAAGATTTAACCAAACAGGCTTCGCATACCATCCACTTTGGCCATATTGTTGACGGCGATTTGGTGCTTGACGAAGTATTGGCATCGTTGTTTGTTGCCCCGCGATCATATACGCGCGAGAATGTTGTCGAGATTAGTTGCCATGCCTCGGGGTATATCATCGAATCAATCATAAAGCTATTCATCAAAAAGGGAGCAAGATCGGCCAAGCCGGGCGAGTTTACCCTCAGGGCATTCCTGAACGGACAACTCGATTTATCGCAGGCCGAGGCGGTTGCCGATTTGATAGCCTCCAACTCCAAAGCATCACAGCAGGTAGCTTTACAGCAATTGCGTGGCGGTTTTAGTACTCAGCTGCAAGCGCTGCGCGAGCAGCTGGTAAATTTTGCATCGCTGATTGAACTGGAACTTGATTTTGCCGAAGAGGATGTTGAGTTTGCCAACCGCGACCAGCTGAAAAACCTCATTCATGAAATAACCAAAATAGTAGGCAGGTTAATCCAGTCATTCGAACTGGGTAATGCCATCAAGAACGGTGTAAATACAGTTATAGCCGGCCGGCCCAACGCGGGTAAGTCGACGCTGCTGAATGCGCTCCTGAACGAGGAAAGGGCCATTGTAAGCCATATTCCTGGTACCACCCGTGATACTATTGAAGAGGTACTGAATATCCAGGGCATCAATTTCCGGTTGATAGATACCGCCGGCATCCGCGAGGCCACTGATGCTATTGAGCAGATAGGGGTACAGCGTACAATGGAAAAAATAAGCCAGTCGGCATTGTTGGTTTACGTGTTTGATGCCGCTGAAATTACTACCGAAGAATTGAACAACGACATTGAAAGCCTGCAAAAGCCAGGAATTTCCATGCTGCTGGTAGCCAATAAAGCCGATTTGCTTACCGATGCCCAGCTAACAGCCCTACCGCATGGCGATAAGCTGACCATCATATCAGCTAAAGAAAAACAACATATCGATGAGTTGAAACAACGCATCTATTCCTCATCCATTAAAGACCAGCTAAGCGGCGATGAAACCATGGTAACCAACATTCGCCACCTGGAGGCACTACAAAAAACCGAGGAGGCCCTTGTACGGGTGCTTGGTGGGATAGACGGGAGTATAACATCCGATTTCCTGTCGATGGATATTAAACAAGCGCTTCATTACCTTGGCGAGATTACCGGTGTAGTTACTACGGATGATCTGCTGGAAAATATATTTAGTAAGTTCTGTATCGGCAAGTAA